Proteins encoded by one window of Nicotiana tabacum cultivar K326 chromosome 10, ASM71507v2, whole genome shotgun sequence:
- the LOC107780245 gene encoding uncharacterized protein LOC107780245 has product MVRPAMLYEVECWPIKKPHVQKMSIAEMRMLRWMCGHTRKDKIKNEVIRDKVGVASIEAKLPESTMRWFGYVKRRDIDDPIRRCERLTMVGVRKSRDRPKKY; this is encoded by the coding sequence ATGGTTAGACCAGCTATGTTGTATGAAGTTGAGTGTTGGCCCATCAAGAAACCCCATGTCCAAAAGATGAGcatagcagaaatgaggatgctgagatggatgtgtggtcaTACCAGGAAAGACAAAATCAAGAATGAAGTTATCAGGGACAAGGTAGGAGTGGCATCTATCGAAGCCAAGTTACCGGAATCGACGATGCGATGGTTTGGGTATGTGAAAAGGAGAGATATAGATGACCCaatcaggaggtgtgagaggttgaccatggTGGGCGTGAGGAAGAGCAGGgataggcctaagaagtattag